Genomic window (bacterium):
GCTTTTGGGCAAGTAGACCAAGATAACCTGACGCTATGGAGCGCCTTGTTAAGTTGCCTATTGATCATTTTCTTATTTCTCTACAAATATCGAAACTTCTCCTTTGAAACCTTGATAAACCCTATTAATCTTTTCTACCAAAGGTTGTAATTTACCAGCATATAGATCAAGAGCGTAAGCATGAGAAAAAAAATGGCGAAATGCTAAATATTTACCTAATTGCATCAATGTGGCTTCGGAAATAATTCCACCCTCTTTAGCAAGATTTAATAACTCTTTATGCCATGATTCGCCTTCAGGCAGAGCAACATTTTTATCTTTCAAAATTAATTTTATAATATTTTCGATCCCATTATAAAAATTGTGCAACAAGGTAGCCACTCCAGCTAACTGCAAAAATTCAAGAAAAGGCAATTGATCAGAGGAAGGAAGTTCATTAACTAACTTTTCTATGTTTTCATATTCAGCTTCTATTTTATCTTTAAGATCAGCCATAAATTTGAATACCCTCAGAAGTAAGTATCGTAGAAAATTTTGTCTTCTTACTTATATCAACTAAATCCACAGGTTGAGAAAGGCTGAAAATCAATTCGCTGTAAAACTTAAAAAACTCTTTATCCGGAAGTCCTTCAACCGCTAAATCAATATCATGATTTTTATCGGACAATTTACTTCCTGAGCCAAATAAAACCACGCGTTTTACTTTATATTTTTGAGCAAGGTCTAAAATAGCTTTTTTATCTTTTTCAGATATCATTGTTACTCCTACCCAAATTTATTTTTATCTAAAATGATTTTAACCATTTTGTTTACAATTACTTTATGTCGCTTATAATCTAAAAATCAGCAGGGCTTCTAAGGCCTTTACCACCCTGACTAATCACATTTGTATAAATTTTCACACTGTACTGCCTGATTCGCACAGCCATACTGAATTGATTAAGCAAAGTTTTCCCTTCCAGGTAAAAACCGCAGCATTCTCAATATAATAGGCGTGTATATATATCGAAAATATAGATAAAATATTCAGGTAATGCAAGTATTATTCAAAGAGTATAGTAAAAAGTTTTACATGAAAATCCGGCAGGGAAGATTAAACAACAGGCACGGCACATCCACAGCTCGACCTTTTCATGGAAGGCCGAGGCCGTCCTCTTAGGAATGAAAAAATGAAACTGCTGATGTTGTCTGCTCATTTGTCCTCTGCATTATAAAATTTATCGTTAATCCAATTAATAGGATTATTAATAATATATTCTTTTGTTTTGTTATATTCTGTATCATTTTGGATTATATGATCGTGATAATTTGGTTGAAAAAAATGATTATTTCGATTGTATTTTGGAATATCTGGATTGTATTTATCAATATAATCGTCAATTTTTGAATTAATATCGGATTTATACCCCGCAATAAATGAGGATATTGATTTTGGTTTGCGAAATAATTTTAATTGTTGATTTGATTGCGGACGGACGGGTTGTGGGTGGGTTGATGGGGATGGGTGAACGGGGGTTGGTTGTAGAGACGCACGGCCGTGCGTCTCTACGTGCTCTTTTCGTAGTCGACAAATTATATGATAACCTGAACCGATATCTTAAGCTCCCGGAATCGCCTTCAAAAAACTCCAATTTTATGTTCCCGCCGA
Coding sequences:
- a CDS encoding tyrosine-type recombinase/integrase; translation: MVCEIILIVDLIADGRVVGGLMGMGERGLVVETHGRASLRALFVVDKLYDNLNRYLKLPESPSKNSNFMFPPKQHYDRPVSNDRVLKIIKQTAKEAGIKERITPHVLRHTFATHMYEKGV
- a CDS encoding nucleotidyltransferase domain-containing protein, whose amino-acid sequence is MISEKDKKAILDLAQKYKVKRVVLFGSGSKLSDKNHDIDLAVEGLPDKEFFKFYSELIFSLSQPVDLVDISKKTKFSTILTSEGIQIYG